A genome region from Sebastes umbrosus isolate fSebUmb1 chromosome 22, fSebUmb1.pri, whole genome shotgun sequence includes the following:
- the LOC119481857 gene encoding uncharacterized protein LOC119481857 isoform X1, translated as MEVTALCIRLMVEVLVLLVVNHGYLAQKTAFPRVRPDRLQFFEYETVSVDCEEFGGLTEWRVMTKLHKSPSNSYWNSSAASCTIHPVFESHSGEFWCEDEGGNTSAAVNIAVTAGSVILEVPARPVVEGYDVTLHCRKKKSQSKHIADFYKDGSRLGTQYENNLMIQNVSKSDEGFYKCSISGAGDSPQSWLAVSKLDNAADEDTDRPLSLSPDLPYLLWVGVGVLVVALLLLVMGLLLCRKHRVSVCLSSGKQTSHSPGDHTVSVEDRVDPHHATRAVVKKQRKKKVSGGDRAGDPDLVTYAAVRSQKKKKTGTKSRRPEESVVYSSVHYR; from the exons ATGGAGGTCACAGCTCTCTGCATCAGACTGA TGGTGGAGGTGTTGGTCCTGCTGGTTGTTAACCACGGTTACTTGGCTCAGAAAACTG cTTTTCCTCGTGTTCGTCCAGACAgactgcagttttttgaataTGAGACCGTCAGTGTGGACTGTGAAGAGTTCGGTGGATTGACTGAGTGGAGAGTGATGACGAAGCTCCACAAAAGTCCATCAAACTCTTACTGGAACTCCTCAGCAGCATCCTGCACCATTCATCCCGTCTTTGAGAGCCACAGTGGGGAGTTCTGGTGTGAAGATGAAGGAGGCAACACAAGTGCTGCTGTCAACATCGCCGTCACTG CTGGTTCTGTGATCCTGGAAGTTCCCGCCCGTCCCGTGGTGGAGGGATACGACGTGACTCTTCACTGTAGAAAGAAGAAATCTCAGTCAAAACACATTGCTGATTTCTACAAAGATGGTTCCCGCCTCGGGACCCAGTATGAAAACAACTTGATGATCCAAAATGTTTCCAAGTCTGATGAAGGATTCTACAAGTGCAGCATCTCTGGAGCCGGAGACTCCCCACAGAGCTGGCTGGCTGTTTCAAAACTAGATAATG CAGCCGACGAAGACACTGATCGTCCCCTCAGTCTCTCTCCTGATCTCCCCTACCTGCTGTGGGTTGGTGTCGGTGTTTTAGTGGTGgctctgctgctgttggtgATGGGACTACTTCTCTGTAGGAAACACAGAG TATCGGTCTGTTTGTCGTCCGGGAAACAAACATCTCACTCACCTGGAGATCACACAG TCTCAGTAGAGGACAGAGTTGATCCACACCACGCAACACGTGCTGTTGTCAAAAAGCAAAGGAAGAAGAAAG TGTCAGGTGGTGACCGTGCAGGTGATCCAGACCTTGTGACTTATGCTGCTGTTAGAagccaaaagaagaagaagacag GTACCAAGTCACGTCGACCAGAAGAGAGCGTCGTCTATTCTTCAGTTCACTATAGGTGA
- the LOC119481857 gene encoding uncharacterized protein LOC119481857 isoform X2 has protein sequence MEVTALCIRLMVEVLVLLVVNHGYLAQKTAFPRVRPDRLQFFEYETVSVDCEEFGGLTEWRVMTKLHKSPSNSYWNSSAASCTIHPVFESHSGEFWCEDEGGNTSAAVNIAVTAGSVILEVPARPVVEGYDVTLHCRKKKSQSKHIADFYKDGSRLGTQYENNLMIQNVSKSDEGFYKCSISGAGDSPQSWLAVSKLDNADEDTDRPLSLSPDLPYLLWVGVGVLVVALLLLVMGLLLCRKHRVSVCLSSGKQTSHSPGDHTVSVEDRVDPHHATRAVVKKQRKKKVSGGDRAGDPDLVTYAAVRSQKKKKTGTKSRRPEESVVYSSVHYR, from the exons ATGGAGGTCACAGCTCTCTGCATCAGACTGA TGGTGGAGGTGTTGGTCCTGCTGGTTGTTAACCACGGTTACTTGGCTCAGAAAACTG cTTTTCCTCGTGTTCGTCCAGACAgactgcagttttttgaataTGAGACCGTCAGTGTGGACTGTGAAGAGTTCGGTGGATTGACTGAGTGGAGAGTGATGACGAAGCTCCACAAAAGTCCATCAAACTCTTACTGGAACTCCTCAGCAGCATCCTGCACCATTCATCCCGTCTTTGAGAGCCACAGTGGGGAGTTCTGGTGTGAAGATGAAGGAGGCAACACAAGTGCTGCTGTCAACATCGCCGTCACTG CTGGTTCTGTGATCCTGGAAGTTCCCGCCCGTCCCGTGGTGGAGGGATACGACGTGACTCTTCACTGTAGAAAGAAGAAATCTCAGTCAAAACACATTGCTGATTTCTACAAAGATGGTTCCCGCCTCGGGACCCAGTATGAAAACAACTTGATGATCCAAAATGTTTCCAAGTCTGATGAAGGATTCTACAAGTGCAGCATCTCTGGAGCCGGAGACTCCCCACAGAGCTGGCTGGCTGTTTCAAAACTAGATAATG CCGACGAAGACACTGATCGTCCCCTCAGTCTCTCTCCTGATCTCCCCTACCTGCTGTGGGTTGGTGTCGGTGTTTTAGTGGTGgctctgctgctgttggtgATGGGACTACTTCTCTGTAGGAAACACAGAG TATCGGTCTGTTTGTCGTCCGGGAAACAAACATCTCACTCACCTGGAGATCACACAG TCTCAGTAGAGGACAGAGTTGATCCACACCACGCAACACGTGCTGTTGTCAAAAAGCAAAGGAAGAAGAAAG TGTCAGGTGGTGACCGTGCAGGTGATCCAGACCTTGTGACTTATGCTGCTGTTAGAagccaaaagaagaagaagacag GTACCAAGTCACGTCGACCAGAAGAGAGCGTCGTCTATTCTTCAGTTCACTATAGGTGA